In the genome of Cellvibrio sp. KY-YJ-3, one region contains:
- a CDS encoding carbohydrate-binding protein translates to MNKIKFCFSISALLFSSTLLAQDQCNTTSECKNIYGSSATDCANSKSSLSICMCGELRCDSFGHPTINYTNVPANIQAEDFFTAFDTTPGNQGGQGQSGNVDIQATTDTGGGLNIGWINSREWLEYPINITSSGEYQLQLRVASPDTSGTLSIDIDGALLGSTLSIPNTGGWQSWQTLSSAKKSLTAGKKMLRLNMLTGGFNINWIDIKKVEPDTNNPPVDNVILGKFNTTKDLLLAHFDQKPDLDDVHAVAALATMLRDSRFNNVKYHAVAGTIGTQGGRYIDAPQLFNLAFGSNWSNASTNWNAAVNNVTQKALATLNAGGDIWVQEAGQSDFTADVLRAIQQANPGINLKTRFHVVQHSNWNEDKTTPADLTYVKNTAQYNKIADGNSTGNGTPGFNTKDGSDWQRAKADVGVGNIWSEAQRVADANNNISGYENPSIKAGGFDFSDCVENAWIFGFLTLNNSKAFFDEFLKE, encoded by the coding sequence ATGAATAAAATAAAATTTTGTTTTTCTATTTCTGCATTATTGTTTTCAAGCACATTATTGGCACAGGATCAGTGCAACACTACTAGCGAGTGTAAAAACATCTACGGCAGCTCTGCGACAGATTGTGCCAACAGCAAATCCAGCCTTAGTATTTGCATGTGCGGCGAACTGCGCTGCGACAGTTTTGGCCACCCCACTATTAACTACACTAATGTCCCAGCCAACATTCAGGCAGAGGATTTTTTTACAGCATTTGATACAACACCCGGCAATCAAGGCGGACAAGGGCAATCCGGCAATGTTGATATTCAAGCGACAACTGACACTGGCGGTGGCCTCAATATCGGCTGGATTAATAGTAGAGAATGGCTGGAATACCCCATCAATATCACTAGTTCAGGCGAATACCAACTTCAACTCCGCGTTGCATCGCCCGATACTTCCGGCACACTCAGTATTGATATTGATGGCGCTCTGTTGGGTAGCACGCTGTCTATTCCAAACACAGGCGGATGGCAAAGCTGGCAAACACTCAGCTCGGCTAAAAAAAGTCTGACCGCAGGCAAAAAAATGCTGCGTTTAAATATGCTCACAGGTGGATTCAACATCAATTGGATCGACATTAAAAAAGTAGAACCAGACACCAACAATCCACCAGTGGATAATGTCATTCTCGGAAAATTCAATACAACCAAGGATTTATTGCTCGCCCACTTCGATCAAAAACCTGATCTAGATGATGTGCACGCAGTTGCTGCCCTAGCCACCATGTTGCGCGATTCACGCTTTAATAATGTGAAATACCATGCAGTAGCTGGAACTATCGGCACTCAAGGTGGCCGCTATATAGATGCGCCACAACTTTTTAACTTAGCGTTTGGAAGCAATTGGTCTAACGCTTCTACCAATTGGAATGCTGCCGTTAATAACGTCACGCAAAAAGCGTTGGCAACATTGAATGCCGGCGGCGATATTTGGGTACAAGAAGCGGGTCAATCGGATTTTACCGCCGATGTACTCAGAGCCATTCAGCAGGCTAATCCCGGTATTAATTTGAAAACGCGCTTTCATGTTGTACAACACAGCAACTGGAACGAAGATAAAACAACACCCGCCGATTTAACCTATGTGAAAAATACCGCGCAATACAACAAAATTGCAGACGGCAATTCAACGGGTAACGGCACACCGGGATTTAACACCAAAGACGGTAGTGATTGGCAGAGAGCAAAAGCCGATGTTGGTGTAGGCAATATCTGGAGTGAAGCGCAACGAGTTGCGGATGCAAACAACAATATCAGCGGATACGAAAACCCCTCAATTAAAGCCGGTGGTTTTGATTTTTCCGACTGCGTTGAAAATGCCTGGATATTTGGATTCTTAACACTTAACAACTCCAAAGCATTTTTTGATGAATTCTTAAAAGAGTAA